CCTTCGTAAGTGTAAGGATAAGTATGATCTTATAATCAACGATGCCACAGATCCCACGGGCCATGAGGCGGGACTCTTCACTAAGGAGTTCTACGGTAACTGCTTTAAGGCCCTGCACGACGACGGCATCATGGTATATCAGCACGGAAGCCCGTTCTTTGACGAGGACGAGGAGAACTGCCGCGCGATGCACAGAAAGGCTGTAAAGTCTTTCCCCGTAATGAAGGTATATCAGGCTCATATCCCCACTTGTCCTTCGGGATACTGGCTCTTCGGATTTGCTTCAAAGAAGTATCATCCCCTGAGAGACTTCGATCCCAAGAAGTGGGAGGAGAGAGGCATCAAGACCTGGTATTACACGACTCATCTTCACTCAGGTGCATTCATGCTCCCCAAGTATGTTGAAGATATGCTCAAAGAAGAAGAAAACGACTGATAATAACGAATAAGGAGGAAGAATAAATGGCAAGATTATTGGTTATCGGATGCGGCGGCGTTGCACAGGTGGCTATCCAGAAGTGCTGCCAGAATCACAAGACTTTCGAGGAGATCCTTATCGCTTCAAGGACTCTTTCCAAGTGCGATGATCTGAAGGCGAAGATCGAAGCTACAGACTGCCCCGTAAAGATCACGACTGTAGGTGTAGATGCAGACAGCAAGGAAGACCTTGTAAAGCTCATCTCAAACTATAAGCCCGATGCGGTATTAAATGTTGCTCTTCCTTATCAGGATCTTACGATCATGGATGCATGCCTTGAGTGCAAGGTTGACTATATTGATACTGCTAACTACGAGCCCGAGGATACGGATGATCCCGCATGGCGCGAAGTATATGAGAAGAGATGTCAGGAGAAGGGCTTCACGGCTTACTTTGACTACTCATGGCAGTGGGCATATGAAGAGAAGTTTAGGGAGGCAGGTCTTACGGCTCTCCTCGGAACAGGTTTCGATCCCGGTGTCACATCCGTATTCGTAGCATATGCAAAGAAGCATTATTTCGACGAGATCGATACTGTTGATATACTCGACTGTAACGGCGGTGATCACGGTTATCCTTTCGCTACGAACTTTAATCCCGAGATCAATCTCCGTGAAGTATCCGCAAACGGATCTTATATGGAGAACGGTAAGTGGGTAGAGACTAAGCCCATGGAGATCAAGAGAGAGTACGATTTCCCCAAGGTAGGAAAGAAGGATATGTATCTTCTCCACCACGAGGAGATCGAGGCTTTGGGAAGGAACTTCCCCGAGATCAAGAGGATCAGATTCTTCATGACTTTCGGCCAGAGCTACCTTACGCACATGAAGTGCCTTGAGAATGTCGGAATGCTCTCGACTACTCCCGTTGAGCATGAAGGCCATCTCATCGTACCCATCCAGTTCCTTAAGACTCTGCTTCCCGATCCCGCGAGCCTCGGACCCCGTACTGTAGGTAAGACAAATATCGGCTGTATCTTCACGGGTAAGAAGGATGGTAAGGAGAAGAAGCTCTATATCTATAATGTCTGTGATCATCAGGAGTGCTATAAGGAACTCGGATCTCAGGCAATAAGCTACACGACCGGTGTTCCCGCTATGATCGGTACATCTCTCGTAGTCGAAGGTATCTGGAAGAAGCCCGGCGTATTTACGACTGATGAATTCGATCCCGATCCTTACATGGATATGCTCAATAAGTACGGACTTCCCTGGGTTGTAGATGAGGATCCCGTTCTCGTTCCATGAGATATGAAGAACTGAATACACCGTCATATATCGTGCTCGAAAGTAAGCTCAGGAAAAATCTTGAGCTGCTTTCCGATGTCTCGAAAAGATCAGGAGGAAAGATACTTCTCGCGCAGAAGGCTTTTTCGATGTTTCGCGTATATCCGCTGATAGCCGAATACCTTGCGGGTACTACTTCGTCAGGTATCTATGAAGCGAGACTTGCCCATGAGGAGATGAAGGGCAGGGAGAATCATGTATTCGAGCCTGCTTTCAAGGACGATGAGATGGAGGAGATCCTCAAGATCTGTGACCATGTCTACTTCAATTCCTTGTCTCAGCTCGAGCATCACAGAGGCGTGTGGGAGAAATATGCCGCAGAAGGCGGAGTGAGTGTCGGACTCAGGGTAAATCCCGAGTTTTCAACGCAGGAAGGACATGAGATCTATGATCCGTGTTCTCCGAAGTCCAGGCTGGGCGTACGTGCATCGGCACTTGGAGATAAGCTCCCCGCAGGTATAGAGGGTCTTCATATGCATACTCTCTGTGAGCAGGGATTTGAGCCTTTGAAGGCTACTTTCGAGGTGTTCGAAGAGAAGTTCGGAGAGTTTCTCTACGACCTTAAGTGGATCAACTTGGGCGGCGGTCACCATATCACAAAAGATGACTACGACAGAGAAGGTCTGATCGAGCTCATCAGATATATTCGCGCTAAGTACGGAGTTGAAGTATATCTCGAGCCCGGTGAAGCTATCGCGCTAGATGCGGGTATCCTGATAACTGAGGTCATGGATATCGTGGATACTCCCGATATGCCGACGCTGATACTTGACGCATCTGCCGCATGTCACATGCCTGATGTTCTTGAGATGCCTTATACGCCACCGTTGCTCGATGAAGCAAAGCAGGGAGGTGTCATGGTAAGGCTCGCGTCGAGGACATGCCTTGCAGGTGATGTTATCGGTGAATATCCGCTTCCGAGCCTGCCGAAGATCGGTGACATCCTGACGTTCGGTGATATGGCTATCTATTCGATGGTCAAGAATAATACCTTTAACGGCATGCCGTTGCCGGATATCGTTCTCCTCAAGGAAGACGGTGATTACGAGCTCGTCAAGAGATTCGGTTATTCAGACTTTAAGGAGAGATTATCGTAATGAGCATCAGGTTTCCCGCCGAGTATGAAGAGCACTTCGGAACTCTCATGATCTGGCCGGTACGTCCGGGGTCATGGGGTAAGGATCCTGCCCTCGCTCAGGATGCTTTTATAGAGATATTTAAAACCATTCTCGAGAGTGAGGATCTCTATGTCCTCTTTAACAGAGATACTGATTCTCGCGTTATCGATTCCGTAAGAAACAGAGTCGGTGCTGCGAACTTTACATTCCATCCGCTGCTTATGGATACGGATGATTCGTGGGCAAGAGATACGGGACCGACATTCGTTATCGAAGAGTCTGAAAGCGGTGCGGCGCTTAAGGGCGTCGACTGGGGCTTTAATGCCTGGGGCGGTGACTTTGACGGCCTTTATGCCGATTACGCTAAGGACAGCGAAGTAGCAAGATCATTTTGCGAAGCTATAGGGAGCGCGAGTATCGATGACCGCGGCTTTATACTTGAAGGCGGAAGTATCCACAGCGACGGAGAAGGAACGCTGATGGTCACTGAAAGCTGCCTTTTGAGCGAAGGCAGAAACCCTTCCATGACAAAGAAACAGATCGAGGAGCATCTCCTGAAGATGCTAGGTG
The window above is part of the Ruminococcaceae bacterium KH2T8 genome. Proteins encoded here:
- a CDS encoding carboxynorspermidine decarboxylase; protein product: MRYEELNTPSYIVLESKLRKNLELLSDVSKRSGGKILLAQKAFSMFRVYPLIAEYLAGTTSSGIYEARLAHEEMKGRENHVFEPAFKDDEMEEILKICDHVYFNSLSQLEHHRGVWEKYAAEGGVSVGLRVNPEFSTQEGHEIYDPCSPKSRLGVRASALGDKLPAGIEGLHMHTLCEQGFEPLKATFEVFEEKFGEFLYDLKWINLGGGHHITKDDYDREGLIELIRYIRAKYGVEVYLEPGEAIALDAGILITEVMDIVDTPDMPTLILDASAACHMPDVLEMPYTPPLLDEAKQGGVMVRLASRTCLAGDVIGEYPLPSLPKIGDILTFGDMAIYSMVKNNTFNGMPLPDIVLLKEDGDYELVKRFGYSDFKERLS
- a CDS encoding carboxynorspermidine dehydrogenase; this encodes MARLLVIGCGGVAQVAIQKCCQNHKTFEEILIASRTLSKCDDLKAKIEATDCPVKITTVGVDADSKEDLVKLISNYKPDAVLNVALPYQDLTIMDACLECKVDYIDTANYEPEDTDDPAWREVYEKRCQEKGFTAYFDYSWQWAYEEKFREAGLTALLGTGFDPGVTSVFVAYAKKHYFDEIDTVDILDCNGGDHGYPFATNFNPEINLREVSANGSYMENGKWVETKPMEIKREYDFPKVGKKDMYLLHHEEIEALGRNFPEIKRIRFFMTFGQSYLTHMKCLENVGMLSTTPVEHEGHLIVPIQFLKTLLPDPASLGPRTVGKTNIGCIFTGKKDGKEKKLYIYNVCDHQECYKELGSQAISYTTGVPAMIGTSLVVEGIWKKPGVFTTDEFDPDPYMDMLNKYGLPWVVDEDPVLVP
- a CDS encoding agmatine deiminase, with translation MSIRFPAEYEEHFGTLMIWPVRPGSWGKDPALAQDAFIEIFKTILESEDLYVLFNRDTDSRVIDSVRNRVGAANFTFHPLLMDTDDSWARDTGPTFVIEESESGAALKGVDWGFNAWGGDFDGLYADYAKDSEVARSFCEAIGSASIDDRGFILEGGSIHSDGEGTLMVTESCLLSEGRNPSMTKKQIEEHLLKMLGANKVLWLPRGIYNDETNEHVDNVCAFVAPSEVVLAWTDNENDPQYELSKACLEYLEGQTDAKGRKIKVHKLPIPDVPVTVTEDDLKNLVFEEGEDQREVGERLAASYVNFYFSNNAILLPQFGGENEESDRRAVSIMESIAGKRKVVPIYARDILTGGGNIHCITQQIPKTI
- a CDS encoding spermidine synthase: MSSNPMEFWFEEMHTNNVKMAIRVNKHLYSDTSEFQRIDVFESPEFGKFLTSNGNVIFSEQEEFTYDEMIVHVPMAVHPDVKRVLVIGGGDGGVARELSHYKEIEVIDIAEPDKMFVDVCRKYFPDNAIGLEDVRVRLYYEDGLRFLRKCKDKYDLIINDATDPTGHEAGLFTKEFYGNCFKALHDDGIMVYQHGSPFFDEDEENCRAMHRKAVKSFPVMKVYQAHIPTCPSGYWLFGFASKKYHPLRDFDPKKWEERGIKTWYYTTHLHSGAFMLPKYVEDMLKEEEND